CCTACATACTTTTGCATAACTCTTCTAATTCTTTTAAAACCTCACTTTTGTTTTTTTTAGAGAAAGGCCTTTTTACTAAAAATATCATATCAAAAAAAACTTTTTTGTCAGCTTTATATATAAATTCTTTTATAAAAAAACCCTTAACGAATCTTTTCATATAATTTCTCATAACTGATCTTTTCGTAACCTTCTTAGATACAATAACACAAATCCTA
Above is a genomic segment from Thermodesulfobium narugense DSM 14796 containing:
- the rnpA gene encoding ribonuclease P protein component — its product is MKIFNSKRREGLFFTLFYRPSQYFRICVIVSKKVTKRSVMRNYMKRFVKGFFIKEFIYKADKKVFFDMIFLVKRPFSKKNKSEVLKELEELCKSM